One Halomonas sp. M4R1S46 genomic window carries:
- a CDS encoding OsmC family protein — translation MSIKKNGSAVWQGGLKDGQGTVSTQSGMLSDVPYSFAKRFEGEAGSNPEELIGAAHASCYSMALSMILGEAGYTPERIATQATVSLEEVEGGFGITAIHLDTRASVPGADEAAFQDAANKAKEGCPVSKLFNAEISLDAKLEG, via the coding sequence ATGAGCATCAAGAAGAACGGAAGCGCCGTCTGGCAGGGCGGCCTCAAGGATGGCCAGGGCACGGTCTCCACCCAGAGCGGCATGCTCAGTGACGTGCCTTACAGCTTCGCCAAGCGCTTCGAGGGCGAGGCCGGCTCCAATCCCGAGGAGTTGATCGGCGCCGCCCATGCCAGCTGCTACTCCATGGCGCTGTCCATGATCCTCGGCGAGGCGGGCTACACCCCCGAGCGCATCGCCACCCAGGCCACGGTCTCCCTGGAGGAGGTCGAGGGCGGCTTCGGCATCACGGCGATTCACCTGGACACCCGGGCCAGCGTCCCCGGCGCCGACGAGGCGGCCTTCCAGGACGCCGCCAACAAGGCCAAGGAGGGGTGCCCGGTCTCCAAGCTGTTCAACGCCGAGATCAGCCTGGACGCCAAGCTGGAGGGCTAA
- a CDS encoding aldo/keto reductase, with the protein MTIPPRVTLAATAHEPAVELPAIGQGTWFMGEGLAPRADEVRALQQGLERGLRLIDTAEMYGDGGAEEVVGEALTGRREEAFLVSKVYPWNAGRDTAIAACEASLRRLGTDHLDLYLLHWPGGIPLDETVEAFERLRTAGKIRRFGVSNFDVDDMDALRATPGGNDCAVNQVLYHLGSRGIEHALRPWQRRHGMPLMGYCPLAQGGRLRRRLLDHPEVQAVAAERHLTPAQLLLAWAVRPLDGARDLIAIPKAVQPDHVRDNADVLDVTLDEDALARLDAAFPAPSRKEPLDIV; encoded by the coding sequence ATGACGATCCCGCCCCGTGTCACCCTGGCCGCCACCGCCCATGAGCCCGCCGTCGAGCTGCCCGCCATCGGCCAGGGCACCTGGTTCATGGGCGAGGGCCTCGCTCCCCGGGCCGACGAGGTGCGCGCCCTCCAGCAGGGCCTGGAGCGCGGCCTGCGGCTGATCGACACCGCCGAGATGTACGGCGATGGCGGCGCCGAGGAAGTGGTCGGCGAGGCCCTGACGGGGCGCCGCGAGGAGGCCTTCCTGGTCTCCAAGGTGTATCCCTGGAATGCCGGTCGTGACACCGCGATCGCCGCCTGCGAGGCGAGCCTCCGGCGACTCGGCACCGACCACCTCGACCTCTACCTGCTGCACTGGCCCGGGGGCATCCCCCTGGACGAGACCGTGGAGGCCTTCGAGCGGCTGCGCACGGCCGGCAAGATCCGCCGGTTCGGCGTCTCCAACTTCGACGTGGACGACATGGACGCCCTGCGGGCCACGCCCGGCGGTAATGACTGCGCCGTCAACCAGGTGCTCTACCACCTGGGCTCGCGGGGCATCGAGCACGCCCTGCGCCCCTGGCAGCGCCGGCACGGCATGCCGCTGATGGGCTACTGCCCGCTGGCCCAGGGTGGCCGGCTGCGCCGTCGGCTGCTCGACCATCCGGAGGTGCAGGCGGTGGCCGCCGAGCGCCACCTCACGCCGGCCCAGTTGCTGCTGGCCTGGGCGGTGAGGCCCCTCGACGGGGCGCGCGATCTGATCGCCATCCCCAAGGCGGTGCAGCCCGACCACGTCCGCGACAACGCCGACGTCCTCGACGTGACCCTGGACGAGGACGCCCTGGCCCGGCTCGATGCCGCCTTTCCGGCGCCGAGCCGCAAGGAGCCGCTGGATATCGTCTAG
- a CDS encoding DUF1415 domain-containing protein, translating to MTASPVTPIDATRAWVETFVVGLEVCPFAGREVARDSIRYVTVDATDPAAALMRLMEECWHLDECAETETTLVVLTQGLADFDDYLDVLGLAEALLVEQGYEGVYQLASFHPDYQFEGEAEESPRNYTNRSPWPMWHLIREAGLERALAHYPDPEAIPERNAALMEAEGRDRLAASLAALRGASRPS from the coding sequence ATGACCGCCTCGCCCGTCACCCCCATCGACGCCACCCGAGCCTGGGTCGAGACCTTCGTGGTCGGCCTCGAGGTGTGCCCCTTCGCCGGCCGCGAGGTCGCCCGCGACAGCATCCGCTATGTGACGGTGGACGCCACCGATCCCGCCGCCGCGCTGATGCGGCTGATGGAGGAGTGCTGGCATCTCGATGAGTGCGCCGAGACCGAGACCACCTTGGTGGTGCTGACCCAGGGCCTCGCGGATTTCGACGACTATCTGGACGTGCTGGGGCTGGCCGAGGCGCTGCTGGTGGAGCAGGGCTACGAGGGGGTCTACCAGCTGGCGAGCTTCCACCCGGACTATCAGTTCGAGGGCGAGGCGGAGGAGTCTCCACGGAACTACACCAACCGCTCGCCCTGGCCGATGTGGCACCTGATCCGCGAGGCCGGCCTGGAGCGAGCCCTCGCTCACTATCCCGACCCCGAGGCGATCCCCGAGCGCAACGCGGCACTGATGGAGGCCGAGGGCCGCGACCGGCTGGCCGCCTCGCTGGCGGCGTTGCGTGGGGCGAGCCGGCCGAGTTAG
- the nfi gene encoding deoxyribonuclease V (cleaves DNA at apurinic or apyrimidinic sites), which yields MSSTPLHDWGLAPAEAIALQKRLAGRVERADRLDPVNRIAGVDIGFEQGGEITRAAVVVLAWPPAADGAFEVVEQAVHREPTRMPYIPGLLSFREVPAALAAFDKLSTRPQLAMVDGQGIAHPRRLGVASHLGLWLDLPTIGVAKTRLVGRHVEPGPERGDWAPLQDDGPEGEEVIGAVLRSRESVKPVFVSPGHRLCLETAVGWVVACLGKTKLPEPTRLADRLASRRDQKRR from the coding sequence ATGTCATCTACGCCATTGCACGACTGGGGCCTCGCCCCCGCCGAGGCCATCGCCCTGCAGAAGCGCCTGGCCGGCCGGGTCGAGCGCGCCGACCGCCTGGACCCGGTGAACCGCATCGCCGGGGTGGATATCGGCTTCGAGCAGGGTGGCGAGATCACCCGCGCCGCCGTGGTGGTGCTGGCCTGGCCGCCGGCGGCCGACGGGGCCTTCGAGGTGGTGGAGCAGGCGGTGCACCGCGAGCCGACGCGCATGCCGTATATCCCGGGGCTGCTGTCGTTTCGCGAGGTGCCCGCCGCCCTGGCCGCCTTCGACAAGCTCTCGACCCGGCCGCAGCTGGCGATGGTCGACGGCCAGGGCATCGCCCATCCGCGCCGGCTGGGCGTGGCCAGCCACCTGGGGCTATGGCTCGACCTGCCGACCATCGGCGTGGCCAAGACGCGGCTGGTCGGTCGCCACGTCGAGCCCGGGCCCGAGCGTGGCGACTGGGCGCCGCTGCAGGATGACGGGCCCGAGGGCGAGGAGGTCATCGGTGCGGTGCTGCGCTCGCGCGAGAGCGTCAAGCCGGTGTTCGTCTCGCCGGGGCATCGGCTGTGCCTGGAGACCGCGGTGGGCTGGGTGGTGGCCTGCCTGGGCAAGACCAAACTGCCGGAACCCACCCGGCTGGCCGATCGCCTGGCGTCCCGGCGGGACCAGAAGCGGCGCTGA
- a CDS encoding exonuclease SbcCD subunit D, with amino-acid sequence MLRLIHTADWHLGQSFHGQERHAEHRAFLTWLLDTLVERRADALLVAGDLFDVVNPSLQAQALLYDFIVEAHERLPRLDLVLIAGNHDSGNRIELPAPLMRRLRTHALGRVAWTEAGELDAERLLVPLTDASGETRAWCLALPFLRPAEVTGRGGDEADEPGNAYVAGIGRVHEQLIAAARARRAPGQALVAMSHAHLRGGAVSEASERPIVIGGEESIPAALFPDDIAYVALGHLHRAQQVGEARIRYSGSPLPLDFSEVAYPHQVLEVTLEGEALAGVEALPVPRPVAMHRLGPAPLDAVLAELEALEDDPALTRERWPWLEVRVELDAPLPDLRARVDAALEGKALRLLRLERRLPRVAAEDAPERIDLETLGPRRLFERTWQARWGEPPSEDVLTDFDRLRQDVLDDDGEAHA; translated from the coding sequence ATGCTGAGACTGATCCATACCGCCGACTGGCACCTGGGCCAGAGCTTTCACGGCCAGGAGCGCCACGCAGAACACCGCGCCTTCCTGACCTGGCTGCTGGATACCCTGGTCGAACGCCGGGCCGACGCCCTGCTGGTGGCCGGCGACCTCTTCGACGTGGTCAATCCCTCCCTGCAGGCCCAGGCGCTGCTCTATGACTTCATCGTCGAGGCCCACGAGCGCCTGCCCCGCCTGGACCTGGTACTGATCGCCGGCAACCACGACAGCGGCAACCGCATCGAGCTGCCGGCCCCGCTGATGCGGCGCCTGCGCACCCACGCCCTGGGCCGGGTCGCCTGGACCGAGGCCGGCGAGCTCGACGCCGAGCGCCTGCTGGTGCCGCTGACCGACGCGTCCGGCGAGACTCGCGCCTGGTGCCTGGCGCTGCCCTTCCTGCGGCCGGCCGAGGTCACCGGTCGGGGAGGCGACGAGGCCGACGAGCCCGGCAACGCCTATGTGGCTGGCATCGGCCGCGTCCACGAGCAGCTGATCGCGGCCGCCCGGGCGCGCCGCGCCCCCGGCCAGGCCCTGGTGGCCATGAGCCATGCCCACCTGCGCGGCGGCGCCGTCTCCGAGGCCAGCGAACGCCCCATCGTCATCGGCGGCGAGGAATCGATCCCCGCGGCGCTGTTTCCCGACGACATCGCCTATGTGGCGCTCGGTCACCTGCACCGCGCCCAACAGGTCGGCGAGGCGCGCATCCGCTACAGCGGCAGCCCCCTGCCCCTGGACTTCAGCGAGGTGGCCTATCCCCACCAGGTGCTCGAGGTGACTCTGGAGGGCGAGGCGCTGGCCGGCGTCGAGGCGCTGCCCGTGCCCCGCCCGGTGGCCATGCATCGCCTCGGCCCGGCGCCGCTCGACGCGGTGCTGGCCGAGCTCGAGGCCCTGGAGGATGACCCGGCGCTAACCAGGGAGCGTTGGCCCTGGCTGGAAGTCCGGGTCGAGCTCGATGCCCCCCTGCCCGACCTGCGCGCCCGGGTGGACGCCGCCCTCGAGGGCAAGGCGCTGCGCCTGCTGCGCCTCGAGCGTCGCCTGCCCCGGGTCGCGGCCGAGGACGCCCCCGAACGCATCGACCTGGAGACCCTCGGCCCCCGACGACTGTTCGAGCGCACCTGGCAGGCACGCTGGGGCGAACCGCCGAGCGAGGACGTACTCACCGACTTCGACCGGCTGCGCCAGGACGTGCTGGATGACGACGGGGAGGCGCACGCATGA
- a CDS encoding AAA family ATPase, giving the protein MKILALRLANLASLPGPLALDFTAAPLNDAGLFAITGPTGAGKSTLLDALCLALYGGTPRLRQAPGREAPLPDVGDETLNTADPRTLLRRGTASGYAEVDFLGRDGRRYRARWAVRRAREKAAGRLQATEQSLRDLDDDRLLTTQKREFDRLLPERLGLTFEQFTRAVLLAQSEFAAFLKADDNERSDLLERLTGTTEYSAISMAAYRRASEARKAVEKVEARLADDLPAEPEARSELERRAETTQGELDAVQRDAKRLETRERWHTTDEQLRKAHAEGRQRRQDSEARWQALAPAREDLAWRRVILPQRHRLTRQADLPGELDALAASHAETQRALTDADGAREQAQQAHGATERTLNEAVEARRQAEPPLREARERAQTLATHDRQLAELEATQDQRRRRADELAAQRRRTDTEHRQRREQRDRWHATLKRLIGDHGGLESARQAARQAHDRAAGRQLRLGELHSRWQEACRADQAHQALTARLAEADQRLEALVGQGRVARRRLDDRERHHQSVQAVVERSRAVRSESVVRLREGLVDGEPCPVCGGLEHPWRHRPPATPEAVQLAAQQAEEERQLADALQQRDQAQRERDELEGEYRALKASVTQQRADLATAERHRAEANEALGEHPLHAELSAIDATEREAWLAHQRQSVEAQRTQHQRVLDEIARAEAELAPLEEALHQDALALARLDTQRADLDRELATLAERIPPLRRERDTVATELRTLLGEHASPDAWQQHLDARQDAARQARDGALARFHEAQQHRQRLAQQATHESERREALRRERDTLESELAEWRAAHPELTDARLARLLAQPDDEAERQERQLEEAEQARQQAAASLEERRRALIAHRRDQGVATDASGEPGEQDDAHDEAWLGDAMAAEIARRREALVGEREALAPRLEAAQQRRDEAVHALRDDNRRRERQREGRAEREAARAEYRRWGRISELIGSADGKAFRRIAQAYNLEQLLEHANAHLAGLSRRYRLVRGGSELGLLVVDHDMGDERRSVHSLSGGETFLVSLALALGLASMASGELTIESLFIDEGFGSLDPQSLALAMEALDGLQALGRRVGVISHVQEMHERIPVQIRVEPLGNGTSRARLVTA; this is encoded by the coding sequence ATGAAGATCCTCGCCCTGCGCCTGGCCAACCTGGCCTCCCTGCCCGGCCCGCTGGCGCTCGACTTCACCGCCGCGCCGCTCAATGATGCCGGGCTGTTCGCCATCACCGGCCCCACCGGCGCCGGCAAGAGCACCCTGCTCGACGCCCTGTGCCTGGCGCTCTACGGCGGCACGCCGCGGCTGCGCCAGGCCCCCGGCCGCGAGGCGCCGCTGCCCGACGTGGGCGACGAGACGCTCAACACCGCCGACCCGCGCACCCTGCTGCGCCGCGGCACGGCGAGCGGCTACGCCGAGGTCGACTTCCTGGGCCGCGACGGCCGCCGCTACCGCGCCCGCTGGGCGGTGCGCCGCGCCCGCGAGAAGGCCGCCGGGCGCCTGCAGGCTACCGAGCAGTCGCTGCGTGATCTGGACGACGACCGCCTGCTGACCACCCAGAAGCGCGAGTTCGACCGCCTGCTGCCCGAGCGCCTGGGGCTGACCTTCGAGCAGTTCACCCGCGCCGTGCTGCTGGCCCAGAGCGAGTTCGCCGCCTTCCTCAAGGCCGACGACAACGAGCGCAGCGACCTGCTGGAGCGGCTGACCGGCACCACCGAATACTCCGCCATCTCGATGGCCGCCTACCGCCGCGCCAGCGAGGCCCGAAAGGCCGTCGAGAAGGTCGAGGCCCGGCTCGCCGACGACCTGCCCGCCGAGCCCGAGGCCCGCAGCGAGCTCGAGCGCCGGGCCGAGACCACCCAGGGCGAACTCGACGCCGTGCAGCGCGACGCCAAGCGCCTCGAGACCCGCGAGCGGTGGCACACGACCGATGAACAGCTGCGGAAAGCCCACGCCGAGGGACGCCAGCGCCGGCAGGACTCCGAGGCCCGCTGGCAGGCGCTGGCCCCCGCCCGGGAAGACCTGGCATGGCGCCGGGTGATCCTGCCGCAGCGCCATCGGCTCACGCGCCAGGCCGACCTACCCGGCGAGCTCGATGCCCTGGCGGCGAGCCACGCCGAGACGCAGCGCGCGCTCACCGACGCCGACGGCGCGCGCGAGCAGGCCCAGCAGGCCCATGGGGCCACCGAGCGGACACTCAACGAGGCCGTCGAGGCGCGCCGCCAGGCCGAGCCGCCCCTGCGCGAGGCCCGCGAGCGGGCCCAGACGCTCGCCACCCACGACAGGCAGCTGGCGGAACTCGAGGCCACGCAGGATCAACGCCGCCGACGCGCCGACGAGCTCGCCGCACAGCGCCGGCGGACGGACACCGAACACCGCCAGCGACGCGAACAGCGCGACCGGTGGCACGCCACCCTGAAGCGGCTGATCGGCGATCACGGCGGCCTGGAGAGCGCCCGCCAGGCGGCCCGACAGGCCCATGACCGGGCCGCTGGCCGCCAGCTGCGGCTCGGCGAGCTGCACAGCCGCTGGCAGGAGGCGTGCCGTGCCGACCAGGCACACCAGGCGCTGACGGCACGCCTGGCAGAGGCCGACCAACGCCTCGAGGCGCTGGTCGGACAGGGCCGGGTCGCCCGGCGACGCCTCGACGACCGCGAGCGCCACCACCAGAGCGTGCAGGCCGTCGTCGAACGCAGCCGCGCCGTGCGCAGCGAGAGCGTCGTCAGGCTGCGCGAGGGCCTCGTGGACGGCGAGCCCTGCCCGGTGTGCGGCGGCCTCGAACACCCCTGGCGCCATCGGCCGCCGGCCACCCCCGAGGCCGTCCAGCTCGCTGCCCAGCAGGCGGAGGAGGAGCGCCAGTTGGCGGACGCCCTGCAGCAACGCGACCAGGCCCAGCGGGAGCGCGACGAGCTCGAGGGGGAATACCGCGCCCTGAAGGCGTCGGTGACCCAGCAGCGCGCGGACCTCGCCACCGCCGAACGGCACCGGGCCGAGGCGAACGAGGCCCTCGGCGAGCATCCGCTGCACGCCGAGCTTTCCGCCATCGACGCCACCGAGCGCGAGGCCTGGCTGGCCCACCAGCGTCAATCCGTCGAGGCACAGCGGACACAACACCAACGGGTCCTCGACGAGATCGCCCGCGCCGAGGCCGAACTGGCGCCCCTGGAAGAGGCCCTGCATCAGGACGCCCTGGCACTCGCCAGACTCGACACCCAGCGCGCCGATCTCGACCGGGAACTGGCCACGCTGGCCGAGCGGATCCCGCCCCTGCGCCGCGAGCGCGACACCGTGGCCACCGAACTCCGGACCCTGCTCGGCGAGCATGCCTCGCCGGATGCCTGGCAACAGCACCTCGACGCCCGCCAGGACGCCGCCCGCCAGGCCCGCGACGGGGCCCTGGCCCGCTTCCATGAGGCCCAGCAGCACCGGCAACGGCTCGCCCAGCAGGCGACCCACGAGAGCGAGCGGCGCGAGGCGCTGCGCCGGGAGCGCGACACCCTGGAGAGCGAGCTGGCCGAGTGGCGCGCGGCCCATCCCGAGCTGACGGACGCCCGGCTCGCCCGGCTGCTGGCCCAGCCGGACGACGAGGCCGAGCGCCAGGAGCGGCAGCTGGAGGAGGCCGAGCAGGCCCGCCAGCAGGCCGCCGCCAGCCTGGAGGAGCGCCGCCGGGCGCTGATCGCCCACCGTCGCGACCAGGGGGTGGCCACGGACGCTAGCGGCGAGCCAGGCGAGCAGGACGACGCCCACGACGAGGCATGGCTCGGCGACGCCATGGCGGCCGAGATCGCCCGCCGCCGGGAGGCCCTGGTCGGCGAGCGCGAGGCCCTCGCCCCGCGGCTGGAGGCCGCCCAGCAACGACGCGACGAGGCCGTCCATGCCCTGCGCGACGACAACCGCCGGCGCGAGCGCCAGCGCGAGGGCCGGGCCGAACGGGAGGCGGCCCGGGCCGAGTATCGCCGCTGGGGGCGGATCAGCGAGCTGATCGGCTCCGCCGACGGCAAGGCGTTCCGGCGCATCGCCCAGGCCTACAACCTGGAACAGCTGCTGGAGCACGCCAATGCCCACCTGGCCGGGCTCAGCCGCCGCTACCGGCTGGTGCGCGGCGGCAGCGAGCTGGGCCTGCTGGTGGTGGATCACGACATGGGCGACGAGCGCCGCTCGGTGCATTCGCTGTCCGGCGGCGAGACCTTCCTGGTCTCGCTGGCCCTGGCGCTGGGGCTCGCCTCCATGGCCTCGGGCGAGCTCACCATCGAGTCGCTGTTCATCGACGAGGGCTTCGGCAGCCTCGACCCGCAATCCCTGGCGCTGGCCATGGAGGCGCTGGACGGCCTGCAGGCGCTGGGCCGCCGGGTCGGGGTGATCTCCCACGTCCAGGAGATGCACGAGCGCATCCCGGTGCAGATCCGGGTCGAACCGCTGGGCAACGGCACCAGCCGGGCACGGCTCGTGACTGCATAA
- a CDS encoding SDR family oxidoreductase, giving the protein MSDSREATRSLLITGCSSGIGHAAAHALAARGWRVFATVRAEADVARLREEGLEALPLDLADSASIEAAVEEVRERTAGRLTALFNNGAYGQPGAVEDLSRAVLREQLETNLLGTHELTTRVLPMMRAQGHGRIVQNSSVLGFAALPYRGAYVCSKFALEGLTDTLRQELAGTGIHVSLIQPGPITSRFRENAYRAFRANIDTAHSAHAATYRKVEARLASTEGKAPFTLGPDAVVEKLIHALESPRPRPRYAVTLPTHLFAALKRVLSTQGMDRVLLRSTRDERE; this is encoded by the coding sequence ATGTCAGATAGCCGAGAGGCGACGCGAAGCCTGCTGATCACCGGCTGCTCGAGCGGCATCGGCCATGCCGCGGCCCACGCCCTGGCGGCGCGCGGCTGGCGGGTCTTCGCCACGGTGCGGGCCGAGGCGGACGTCGCCCGACTGCGCGAGGAAGGCCTGGAGGCCCTGCCGCTGGACCTCGCCGACAGCGCCTCGATCGAGGCCGCGGTGGAGGAAGTGCGGGAACGCACCGCGGGACGGCTGACGGCGCTGTTCAACAACGGCGCCTACGGCCAGCCCGGCGCGGTGGAGGACCTGTCGCGGGCGGTGCTGCGGGAGCAGTTGGAGACCAACCTGCTGGGCACCCACGAGCTCACCACCCGGGTGCTGCCGATGATGCGCGCCCAGGGCCACGGCCGCATCGTGCAGAACAGCTCGGTGCTGGGCTTCGCCGCCCTGCCCTATCGCGGCGCCTACGTCTGCTCCAAGTTCGCCCTCGAGGGCCTCACCGACACCCTGCGCCAGGAGCTTGCGGGCACCGGCATCCACGTCAGCCTGATCCAGCCCGGCCCCATCACCAGCCGCTTCCGCGAGAACGCCTACCGCGCCTTCAGGGCGAATATCGACACCGCCCACAGCGCCCATGCCGCCACCTACCGGAAGGTGGAGGCCCGCCTGGCCAGCACGGAGGGCAAGGCCCCCTTCACGCTGGGGCCCGACGCCGTGGTGGAAAAGCTGATCCACGCCCTGGAGAGCCCCCGCCCGCGGCCCCGCTACGCCGTGACGTTGCCCACCCACCTGTTCGCGGCGCTCAAGCGGGTGCTCAGCACCCAGGGCATGGACCGGGTGCTGCTGCGCTCGACCCGGGACGAGCGGGAGTGA
- a CDS encoding SWIM zinc finger family protein: MAATLDEAALLTDRQLVMLAGEAAFGRGVEYYREGMVVGWNRQGATITADVEGSERYRVVLELSKRGLDGGCDCPASEGIDFCKHCVATALAYRADQAEQTRLTGGDATDRIHAYLQQMDKPSLVEALQSLIEKDPVLRQQWSLRADAVLGVLDHKALKKRITATFPINRDLYRYGQVSAYFARAEAVVDQLAEQAPQLPAEKCLTLVDYALSRMARALETVDDSGGFRFHCEATLQTLHIQTVTRLDWSPDKLAAYLYDKAFGEHTDLYPEIPDAYEEALGEAGMAAYHACLQRAWDALPELPEQAGWSELYRYIRLRDPLFRRAEAAGDLPAMLALYRKTASNERDCLDAAELCIAHEAWDLVEPWLTRARKAASGQLPHQQHERQRLEVRLHLQRGEAEAAAALLWDIYRHTRHLEDYRQLVALASEHDLAVDYRQRARDWLAERLDQSSQPSFGWAPRTADSLLEIHLFEGRLAEAQALCAERPVAPGLLHQLAQALKDPDESLPLYLRLVRHMVRQTNNQGYRDGIALLEELRDTLDTSAQRQAFEQALTQLRTEFKQKRNFIKWLNEAFPA; encoded by the coding sequence ATGGCAGCAACGCTGGATGAAGCGGCACTCCTGACCGATCGGCAGCTGGTCATGCTCGCCGGAGAGGCCGCCTTTGGCCGCGGCGTGGAGTATTACCGCGAGGGCATGGTGGTCGGCTGGAACCGGCAAGGCGCTACCATCACCGCCGATGTGGAGGGCAGCGAGCGCTATCGCGTGGTGCTGGAGCTCAGCAAGCGGGGCCTGGATGGCGGCTGCGATTGTCCGGCCTCAGAGGGCATCGACTTCTGCAAGCATTGCGTGGCGACCGCCCTGGCGTACCGCGCGGATCAGGCCGAGCAGACGCGGCTGACGGGAGGTGATGCGACGGATCGGATTCACGCCTACCTGCAGCAGATGGACAAGCCCTCGCTGGTCGAGGCGCTCCAGTCCCTGATCGAGAAGGACCCGGTGCTGCGCCAGCAGTGGTCGCTGCGGGCCGATGCGGTGCTCGGTGTGCTGGATCACAAGGCGCTGAAGAAGCGCATCACGGCGACATTCCCCATCAACCGCGACCTGTACCGCTACGGCCAGGTGAGTGCCTACTTCGCCAGGGCGGAGGCCGTCGTCGACCAGCTCGCCGAGCAGGCGCCGCAACTGCCCGCCGAGAAGTGCCTGACGCTGGTGGACTATGCGCTGTCGCGCATGGCCCGGGCGCTGGAGACCGTCGACGACTCCGGCGGCTTTCGCTTCCATTGCGAGGCGACCCTGCAGACGCTGCATATCCAGACCGTGACGCGGCTCGACTGGTCGCCCGACAAGCTGGCGGCGTACCTTTACGACAAGGCGTTCGGTGAGCACACGGACCTGTACCCCGAGATTCCCGATGCCTATGAGGAGGCGCTGGGCGAGGCGGGCATGGCGGCCTATCACGCCTGCCTGCAGCGGGCCTGGGACGCCTTGCCGGAGCTGCCGGAACAGGCGGGGTGGTCGGAGCTGTATCGCTATATTCGCCTGCGCGATCCCTTGTTCCGGCGTGCCGAGGCCGCCGGTGACCTGCCGGCCATGCTCGCGCTGTACCGGAAGACCGCCAGCAACGAGCGGGACTGCCTGGATGCCGCCGAGTTGTGCATCGCCCATGAGGCCTGGGATCTGGTGGAGCCGTGGCTGACGCGAGCGAGGAAGGCGGCGTCCGGCCAGCTTCCCCATCAGCAACATGAACGGCAGCGCCTCGAGGTGCGCCTGCACCTGCAGCGTGGCGAGGCGGAAGCGGCAGCGGCGCTGCTATGGGACATCTACCGGCACACGCGGCACCTGGAGGACTATCGCCAACTGGTGGCCTTGGCATCCGAGCATGACCTGGCCGTCGATTATCGCCAGCGGGCCCGCGACTGGCTGGCGGAGCGACTCGATCAGTCCTCCCAGCCATCCTTCGGCTGGGCTCCGCGGACGGCAGACAGCCTGCTGGAAATCCATCTGTTCGAGGGCCGCCTGGCCGAGGCCCAGGCGCTGTGCGCCGAGCGGCCGGTGGCCCCCGGGTTGCTGCACCAATTGGCACAGGCGCTGAAGGATCCCGACGAGAGCCTGCCGTTGTACCTGCGCTTGGTACGCCATATGGTTCGCCAGACCAACAACCAGGGCTATCGCGACGGCATCGCCTTGCTGGAGGAACTGCGGGACACGCTGGATACCTCGGCGCAGCGCCAGGCATTCGAGCAGGCGCTGACGCAGCTGCGCACCGAGTTCAAGCAAAAACGCAACTTCATCAAGTGGCTGAACGAGGCCTTCCCGGCCTGA